The following nucleotide sequence is from Firmicutes bacterium ASF500.
CAAAATCATGGATACGCCCCATTCTAATGTTACCACATTAAACGCGCCTACGGCGGCTGAGGTGGCAATTCCACGCATGACTACTATCCGAGAAACCGCCAAAACAACAGGCATAAGCGAGTATGCTGTCCGAAAGTTAATCAAGAAAAATGAAGTTGTTTACGTCAAGGCTGGAGCAAAATATCTGGTTAATCTCGACCGCTTTGTTGATTTTCTGAACGGTCAAAATTGAGGATATATCGGCACCGCCTCCGGCGGTGCCGTTTATCATATAACCACCATTCAACGGACATTCAGAAAGGAGTTTTCATAATGGCAAGCATCCGAAAAATCGAGGGGAAGAAGGGCGTCAGCTACAAAATCGAGGTTAGCAACGGCTACGATGTGAACGGCAAGAAAATCCGCGAAACCACGACTTTTGTACCCGACCCGTCCATGACGAAGAAACAGCAAGAGCGGGCTTTACAGAAGTTTGCAATGGAGTTTGAGGACAAGGTGAAGCGCGGAAACTGTATCGAGGGCGACAAAATTACCCTTGCAGAATTTACGGAAAAGTGGTTTGAGGACTATGCCGAAGGTCAGCTTGAACGGACAACTCTTTGGCGGTATCGGTACGTTTTGGACAACAACATTTTGCCCGTCATGGGCCATTTGAAGCTGTCCAAAATCCGCCCCTATGACGTTCAGAAATTCTTTGTGTCTCTCACTAAGGACGATGCAAGGCAGGACGGAGTATCGGGCGGATATTCCCATGAAAGCATTCGCAAAATGAAAACCGTGTTGTCCTCCATTTTGTCTACTGCGGTGAAGTGGGAAATCATCGAAAGCAACCCTTGTTTTAAGGCCGATTTGCCGAAGCAGGATGAAACCGAGGAACAGCCCAAGGCGTACAGCCTTGACCAGACCAGACGGCTCTTGCAGTTTGCCGAAAACGATTATAGGGCCAAGCAGGACAAGCATATTACCCGCAATGATAAGGTTATCTGTATTACGGATTTTGCAAATTTTATCAACATGGATGTTTCCGCTTTGCAGACGCTTGTGCTGATTCATATTGCCATTTTTGGCGGTTTGCGGCGCGGGGAAATGGTAGGGCTGGACTGGTGCAACGTTGACTTTGACAAGAATATTATTCGTGTCCGTCAGTCTGCCGCAAGGACGGGCAAGGAAGAATTTGTGAAAACCCCGAAGTCCAAATGCTCTATCCGTGATGTTGCATTTCCTCAGCCCGTTATGGATTTATTGCAGGAGTTGAAGCAGGAACAGGAGCGGTACAAAAACGCTATCGGTGATAAATGGATTGGCTCTGGTGATTGTGTTTTTATCCAGATGAACGGAGCGCGAATGAATATCAGTTCCCCCTATGACCGTTTCCAGCGGTTGGTTCACAGGTACAACAAAACCGTATCGGAAGAGTTGCAGTTGCCTATTCTTTCTCTGCATTGTCTCCGTCACACGAACGCTTCTTTGCTGGTATCGTCTAACAGGGTTGATATTGTCAGCGTCAGCAAGAAGTTGGGCCACGCTGACGCAAATGTGACCGCTCGCTATTATCTACACTCCTATGAGGAAGGGGAGCAGGAAACCGCTGATATTCTGGGTGATTTGTTGCTCGAAAGCAGGGGGAAAGTCGCTAAATAGTCGCTACGCCCTTTTGCTATTCAACTTTTCAAGGCAAAATAGCAGCAATACATTACAGTATAAGCAATTTTCGGACAAATTTACTGGCACATAACAAGGACGCGTGTACTCTCTGAGAGGTAGTCCACCGCTCCGGTGACCACCCCGCTGACCGCCTGAATGTTGTTGGCCGTCTCAGCGCAGGAGTCGGCCAGCTGGCGAATCTCCTGGGCGACGATGGAAAATCCGGCTCCCGCCGCTCCCGCCCGGGCGGCCTCAATGGAGGCGTTGATGGCGATCAGGTTGGTGGAGGCGGAGATATCCAGGATTGCCTTGGTCAAGGCGCTGATCTGGTTCACGTTCTGGCTTTTCTCAATGGCCTGATCCAGGAGAGCCATAATTTCCGCCGTTTTTTCCCGGACCTCCTCCGTCTCTTTCCGAGCGGAGCGCTCCATCTCCTCGGCCCGTCCCCGCATTTCCACGGAGTAGGCCGTGATGGCGGAGCACTCCTCCGCCATATTCCGGGTGTCCCCCTGGGTGCCGGACGCGCTTTGGCGGATGGCTGAGGTGCTGGCGGCGATCTCCTCCAGGGCGGCGGAGAGCTGCTCCGCCAGACCGGACAGGTCTCGGACGCTGCCGCTTGAGGTCTGCGTCCGCTGGCGTACGTCGCTGACCACGCCGCTGATGCGTTCCGAACTGTCCTGAAGGGTGTCCATCGCGTCGTGGATGGGGGAAATTACATATTTCCGAATGATCCGGAAGGCCGCTGCCACCAGAAGGATACCGGCGATCAGCGTAGCGGCGCTGATGACCAGCGCGGTTATGTACACAAAGGACAGGTGATTCCGCGCGGCCTCCGCCCGGCCGCTGACGGCAGTGTAGAGGGCGGCGACATCCTGATCGGCGGCTTTGCTCCAGTGGGCCACATCCCCGTTGGCTGTGGCGTAGGCCTCCTGGGTCTTACTGTCGGCGCTGGCGCACACCAGATAGACCAGGGCGTGCTTAAAGGCGTCGTAGTCCTGAACCAGGGATTGATAGAGCGCGGCGTCCTCCTCCGCGACAAAGCTCTCATAATCGGCCAGCATCTCGTCCAGCGCGGCCTCCTCCGCCTTGATCTCCTGGACGAGCTGGATCATGGTGGCGTGATCCGCCGCCACGATGTGGGACAGCGCCAGAAGATGGATGTCCATCATAGAGCGCCTGATTTCCTCCAGCCTTCCTTCGCTGACCATATACTTGTCCACAATGGTTTTCGCGTTGGAATGGACGTTATTGATGCTGAACACCGCCAGAACGTTGGACAAAAATGCCACCAGTCCAAGCAGAACAATGGGCAGAATCAAGCGCTGCTGTAATGTCAGTTTGCCTCTCATGCGATTTCCTCCCAAGTATCGTATCTGTGCTTACCGCGCGGTGACGCCCTCCGCCAGCCGGTCCAGCTGGGTCTGGAGGGAGGCGCCGGAGGGATTCCCCGCCGCCAAATTTAAGGCGAATTCGGACACGGGGTCCCAGAACTTTCCGCCCACCCGCTGGAGCTGGGAAAACTCCGACTGGGCGAGCAGAGCCGCGATAGCCGGCGAGGCCTGGACCTGCGGGGAATTTGCCGCGTTGACATTGGCCGGTCCCTGCCCCCGCTGTTCGAAGCGCAGGCGCTGGTTTTCCTCGCTGGTGATCCACTCGGCCAGCCGCGCCGCCCAGTCGGGGTGGCTGGAATAGGCGTTCACGCCGATCAGCTTGCAGCCGGAGAAGGAGGCCATCTGCACCTGCCTCCCCCCGCAGGTATAGGAGGGGAGCTTGGCCGCCCCCATATTATTTCCCCAGATCTCCTGAATGGCCACCGCGTTCCAGACGCCGCTCACTCCAGCGATCACAGAGCCGTCCTGGACGCCATCCATAAACTCCTGGTCCGTCATGCTGGCAAAGCCGGGACTGGCCGCGATGGACAGCATAGCCTCCGCCACGTCCACACCCCGTATGGCACCCTCGGTGCTGTTCCAGGTGCAGTAGTTGGTCAGTCCGTCGTCATTGAGGCCCACCGTCAGGCCGGTGTTGCCGAAAAAGGCGTAGACATACCAGGCGGAGGACCAGTCCATGGTCACCAGCCGTCCGGCCTGGGCGGCCAGCTCCACCATCCGCTCCAGGCTTTGAATATCCTCGTCGGAGAAGTAGGCCTTGTTGTAATACAGAAAATAGCCGTTGTCCGCCGTTAGGGGGTAGGCGTAGAGGGAGCCGCCCACGCTGGCCGCCTCCACCGCGGCGGAGAGGCTGGCGCTTCGGATTGCCTCGCTGTCCTCGATGGGGTCCAGGCCACCGGCGGCCGCCAGAGCGGACACCTGATCGTCGGCGAAGGCAAAGACATCCGCGCCCCCCTCCAGGTCGCCCAGCATCGCGTCCTTACAGTTGGACTCGCTTTGGGGCTGAAAGGTGATTTGGAAGCTGGCCTGTCCGGCGTAATGGGATTGGAATGAAACGAAAATTTCTTGGAGCAGCGCCTCGTCCTCCTCCGCCCCCCACACCGTCAGCTGAATGGTTCCGGTTTCTGCCTCCGGTTCCGGAGGGGGAGCGTCCTCCTGACCGCCGCAGGCAGTCAGCGAAACCAGCAGCAGAATAGAGCACAACAAAGAGAAACATGTTTTCTTCATCAGCAACCACCCTTACAATTTGTTCCAAGGTATTATAGCACATGACCGGCGGTACTGACAACTACCTTTATGCAAAGGGCAGGGTAATTGAATGAGCAAATAAAATGTGAACGACCGGGGAGCAAAAGCCTCCCTCTTAGAGGGAGGTGGCACGGCGAAGCCGTGACGGAGGGAGTTCTCCGGAGGTCTGCGAGGCCCTTGGGGACTCCCTCAGTCAGCTTCGCTGACAGCTCCCTCAGAGAGGGAGCCTTTGGAGGCTGTCAATGGTACATGGTTCACTCGTTCAATTACCCTGTGCAAAGGGAATGTCCTATTGCGTATTTCATCGCGGTCAGAAGAATTGGTGTGGTTTGTAGGGGCGGCCTGTGGCCGCCCGCAAATAGTGATTTGATTTTAGAACGGACGGCCACAGGCCGCCCCCACAATGCTACCGCTTCGTGAGCCCCTGCCCGCAGCCCCACTCCGTTGCCCGGCGCGTGAAGGTTTTTCGGGAGATGCCCAGCATTTTTCCAGCGTCGGTGGCTGTGATGTATCCGTTCCACCAGTCCTCCGCCAGCTCCTCAAAGCCCTCTGGCATGGGGATGCGGTCGGGGCCAAAGCGGACCCCCCGCTCCAGAGCGGCCGCGATGCCCTCTGCCTGACGCTGATGGATAAATTCCCGCTCTGTCTGAGCCACATAGCTCAGAAGCTGGAGCACAATGTCCGCGATCAGCGTACCGGTCAGGTCCCGGCCCTCCCGGGTGTCCAGCAGGGGCATGTCCAGCACGACGATGGCCGCGCCCTGGGTCTTTGTGATGAAGCTCCACTGCTCCAAGATCTCCTTGTAGTTCCGCCCCAGCCGGTCAATGCTCTTGACCACCAGCACGTCCCCGGATTGGAGCACCTGGACCAGCTGTTGGTACAGCGGCCGGTCAAAGCTCTTGCCCGACTGCTTTTCTATTGTGATCCGCTCCAGGCTCACACCAAATTCCTGGAGCGCCGCCACCTGACGGTCCTCCTTCTGGCCTCGGGTGGATACGCGGGCATAGCCGTACATCATATTTGACATCCCGACCCTCCTCTCTTTCTCTTTGGGATGACAAATATTATAAGGTGTTTTGCGGGCAGATGATATCTGCGCCCCTACAAAAAGAAGCTTTCCGCAGGGAGGCATACAGGGCAGAGTCCTTGTCCTGCATTGATGTGATATGCGTGAGTAACATGAGAAGGCGGCTAGTAGTGTTAATACTGGCCGCCTTATATCCAAATATTATAAATTTTCAAGAAATTGCAAACCGTGATTTTATATCAGGTTGAGGAATCTTCGCCGTTTGACTCCTCTAAAGCTTTAAGGCTGCTTTCCTCAATCACCTCTCCAGTTTCGGCGTTGACATACTGAATGATAATATCATCCGGCTCGACGCCGTTAAAGGCGTGATACATTCCCCCGATAATAATGCAGCCCAGACTCAGGAAAGCGGTCTCCATGCTGAGCTCCTCGGTGTTGACCTTGATGGTGAATTTGGTAATGTCTTTGTTGACAGAGGCGGAGACGACATCAGGATAAGTCCCTGAGCTTATCATTTCCTCCAGAGAGTCGTCGATCTGCTGCCGGAGCTCGTCCATCATTTCCTTGTGCTTGGCCTTGGACATGACATAGGTGGCGGAGCCGTCCTCGTTCAAGGTGATGGACTTGTAACCCTTCTCCTTGGCCGTCGCGTCCAACGACTCCTGAGTAGCATCCTCCCCCATAAAGGTGGCCGGGACGGTGATAGTCACGTTGAACAGGCCGGAGTCCACCTCGACCATTCCACTGCCGCCGGAGGAGCTGGCGTCCGCCCCGGCGGAGCCGTCAGCCGTGGAAGCGGCGGGGGCGGAGGACGCGGAAGGGGTGGAGGACGCGGAAGGGGTGGAAGACGCGGAAGGGGTGGAAGACGCGGAAGGGGCGGAAGACGCGGAAGGGGCGGAGGTCCCTCCGTTCTGCCCGCCGCAGGAGCTGAGAGACAGGACCATCGCCAGCGCCAGAGTCAGACTTAATACTTTTCTCATGATTAAAACTTCCTTTCCAATATGTAATATTTAAGGTTGCAATTACTTTGCGGAGAACTGATATTCCTGCTTGTCAAACACGGTGCGGACCGACAGGTCCATCTCCATGACGGCCTTGGGTACCTCGATGAGGTAATACAGGCGGGCGGTGGTCAGCGGGGCTATGTCGTCGTAGCTGGAGAAGCCCTTCTGGTCCTCATCCTCACAGATCACAAAACCGGTGTATTTGTATTTGTCTCCAAAGGTGGCTGTGACGCCGACGAAGCTGTCGATGTCCTTGGGGGTGGATTGATAGTTGGTCACGTTGTACCGCAGGACAAGATAGATGGAGTCGGGGCTGTCAACCGGGTAGTGCCGGTAGGAGCCGCTGGTGTTGGGGGGCAGAAGGTCCTCCGTAAATTCATAGCCCACAAATTCCATTGTGGCATAGTCAGTATTCTCAATCACGTCGCCCGGGCGCAGCTCAATCATGTTTTTCACCTCGGTATTGAGGGGGTACTCATAGGTGAAGAGGGTCCCGTTGATGTCAAAATTCAGGGTCAGGCTGCTCTCCGAGGCGGGGACGTCGGCGGCGGCGTGAAACCGCGCCGAGGTCATGGGAGAGATGCTTGTGTATGTAGATAAAATTGTCATATTGTCTGTTTCAACGCAGTACAGCGAGCCCCGATACTCCGTTCCGGAGGGGGATACTGCGGTAAGCTTCATCATATCCTCGGAGTGGATGTCAGCGCCGCTGGTGTTCGTAAGGTCAAAGACGACATCGACATAGGGGTTTCCGCTGGAATTGGTGTAGTTTGAGCCGCCCATACTGCTCTGTACCGCTTCGGTGGTGGTAATGCTGACCAGGGTAAAATCCACGAAATCCGGGACCGTATACGGGGTGTCCAGCTGGAGGGAGGTAATTTCCGGAGCCTCCTCGTCCGGCAATGACGCCGATGACTGTGATGATGCCGAGGACGGTGCTGACACCGCTCCCTTCACAGGGGACGTGCCGGAGGTCGAGGGGCTGCCTCCGCAGGCCGCCAGAGAGAGGGTCATTGCCGCCGCGAGCATGAGCGCAAAGGTTTTTTTCATTTTCGTTCAGCCTCCTGTTGATCGTTTTTGTGTACTTCCGGGTTTCTCCGCCTGGAACGCAGCTGTTTTACGCCTTGACTGGCTGGTTCCACGCGGCGCTGGGCGCTAATCTTGCCCATGGTAGCACGAATAGGAAAGGAAAACAAGTAGCTGGCTGCATACAGATTTTAATGAAATGTATTCTTGTTTTTGGCGAAAAAATAGCAAGCGCGGCGAGAAAAGCCGCGCTTGCTGATTTTATTTGGATTATCGGATGCGGAACCGGCCAATCAGGCTGTTCAGGGTACGGGCCTGGAGGGACAGCTCCTTGGAGACGGCCGCGCTCTTCTCGGCGGCGTTGGAGTTGCTCTGGACCACAACGGAAATATCCTTGATGCCGTTCTCCACCAGGGTAATCATCTCCAACTGCTGGACGCTGGCGGCGGCAATTTCATCCATCAGATCCTTGATGGACTGAATGCAGTCGTCCACCACCCGCATGGCGGAGACGGCCAGACCGGTGGATTCCGTCCCCGTTTTCACGTCCTGAATGGAGCGGTTGATGAGGTTGTTGGTGTTCTGGGCGGCCTCGGCGGATTTGGAGGCCAGGTTCCGCACCTCGTCGGCCACCACCGAGAAGCCCTTGCCGGCGCTGCCCGCCCGGGCGGCCTCCACGGCGGCGTTGAGAGCCAGGATATTGGTCTGGAAGGCGATGTCCTCAATGGTCTTGATGATGGTGCCGATCTGGGTGGAGGACTGGTCGATGTTCTTGGTGGTTGCGGTGAGCTGGTACATTTTGGTGTCCGCCTCAGCGGCGTAGCCGGTGGCCTTGCCCACCAGGTCGGTGGCATCTCCGCAGCGGACGGTACTGGTCTGAATCTGGGCGGTGATGGCGGTGACGTTGGACACCAGGCCGTCCACCGAGGCCGCCTGCTCCAGCGTTCCCTGGGAGAGGGCCTGCGCGCCGTTGGACACCAGGTCGGCGCTGGAGTCCACCTGCCGGGCCACCTGGGAGATTTCCTGAATGACGGTGGTCAGATTGGTCTGGATGGACTTCAGGCTCTCGGCCAGCTCCCGGAAGTCTCCGATGTAATAGGACTCGTTTTTGGTCACGTCCACGGCCAGGTTGCCCTGGGCGATCCTGCCGATCTCATCGGACCGGCCGTAGAAGGCCTCCAGCTCCTGATCATCGGAGAGATTCAGGTCGCCCAGCCGGCCAATGGCCCGCTCCACAACCATCAGCTCCCGGCCCTCCCGCCGGAGGATCAGAAGGGTGATGAGGATAACCGCCGCGGCCATGACCGCGCACAGCACGCCCACCAGGATGCGCACCGCCGTGACGGAGGCGTAGACCTCCGAGGCGTTGTCCCGGACCATAAAGACCCAGCCCCGGTCCTTCAGATACTTATAGACCACCAGCTGACTTCGGCCATCCTCGTCCCGGTAGGAGTAGGTCTTGGCGTCGGTGGAGCCGTCGGCCTGGATGCGGCGGATGATCTCCTGGTACCCCGGGTCGGTGGTCTGGGTGTTGAGCAGAGCCTCGTCCTCGTGATAGAGGTAGACGCCGTCCTCCACATTTAAAAATACGTACTCGCTGGTGGGCAGGCCCTCAATGTTCAGGTTCAGGAGGGAGTCCATCAGGTGGCTGGCGTAGACTCCGGCCCCCACATAGCCGATGCACTTCTGCCCCTCGAAGATGGGGTAGTACATGGACAGAATCAGGCTCCCGGTGCCGGGGGATTTCATGATCCCCAGGTTGGTCAGCTGCCGCTCCGCCAGGATGGTCTCCTGAAAGCTTTTGAGGGAGTCACCCGTGCGGGTGGTCATACCGATGGCCCCCTGGGAGGTGTGAGTCAGGACATGGGTGTCCGGGGTGGCGATGTACAGTCCCTCAAAGACCCCCTTGACGGCGGCGAAGTCCTCCGTGTATTTCTGGGCCTGCCGGAGCAGGACCGGGTCTTCGGGGTTCTTTAAAAGCTCGTGGACCTCACTGCCCAGGGCGAAGGCGGTGGTGTACCGCTCGGCGGAGACCACGTACTCATTGATGATGGCAGCTCGGGACTCCACCGCGTCGGTCATCTGGTTGGTGATGTGTCCCCTCACGGTGGACGCCGCGTTGGTGGACACGAAAACCCAGAGAAAAATCATCCCCGCCAGGGTAATAGCGCTGGTGATGATGCCGATTCGGGTGGCAAGCCGTTTGTTTGCGAGAAACTTCATAAACTCTCCCCCAAAGAAAAAAGTTTTGGGGTTACCGGGACAGCGTCAAAATTAGCGGAAATGTTATAACATATATTCCCACCTATGTCGAGATTGTTTCGAATTAAGAAAGTGTTCAAAATTTTCGGTCAGAGGTCTGTCCGATGCCCCACTTGCGCGGCGGCGGAGGATTTGGTATACTTCCCTTAGAGGCGGCGACTGGCCGCCCGCGGGCGCACTCAGCGCGCCCCTACGCCGCCGCCGGACAGCGGTGGAAGAAAAAGGAGAAAATTATCATGTATTCCATAGATTTCAAGAAGAAAAAAGGCTTTATCTGCGACATGGACGGCGTCATCTACCACGGCAACCAAATTTTGCCCGGCGTCCCGGAGTTTCTTCACTGGCTCCAAGAGGAGGGCAAGTCCTACCTGTTTCTGACCAACAACAGCGGCTCCACCCCCCGGGAGCTCCAGCAGAAGCTGGCCCGGATGGGACTGGACGTGCCCGAAGAGCACTTTTACACCAGCGCCCTGGCTACGGCGGCCTTTTTAAAGACGCAGGCCCCGGGGTGCTCCGCCTATGTCATCGGCGAGGCGGGACTGCTCAACGCCCTGTATGACGTGGGTATCACCATGAACGACGTGGACCCCGACTATGTGGTGGTAGGGGAGAGCAAGTCCTATTCCCTGGAGACGGTGACCAAGGCCATCAATCTGGTCCTGGGCGGGGCCAAGCTGATCGGCGCCAATTCCGACGTCTCCAGCCCGGGAGAGAACAGCACCATGCCGGCCTGCGGCGCCCTGGTGGCCCCCATCGAGATGGCCACCGGCACCAGGGCCTACTTCTGCGGCAAGCCCAACCCCCTGATGATGCGCACCGGCCTGCGCCTGCTGAACTGCCACTCCGAGGACGCGGTGATGGTGGGCGACCGGATGGACACCGACGTGATCTCCGGCCTGGAGAGCGGCATGTCCACCGTGCTGGTCCTCTCGGGCATCTCCACGCCGGAGACACTGAAAACCTACTCCTACCGCCCGTCCATGATCCTGGACGGGGTGGGAGATATCGTCCGGGCGGCTCAGGAAGGCTGAGGACCGAGACTTCCGCCGGGGCCCGGCCCGCAGCCGGGCCCTGAGCGCTCTCCCGCATGCGAAAGGAGAATTGTGAGAAAAGCTCCTCCAAATGACTTGATTTTTTTGAAACAATCTGCTATCCTAAATAGGCCCCGCCGGAGCGGGGCCAGGCGCGCCTGAACAGTTGAATATGCAGCGGTATCGAAGTGGTCATAACGGGGCTGACTCGAAATCAGTTTGCAGGCAACTGCACGTGGGTTCGAATCCCACCCGCTGCGCCAGAAAAAGAGGTCAAAAAAGATTTTCGGTGAAAAAACCGAGAGATTTCAAGACCTCAGAGGCCCTTGGATAACGAAAATCCAAGGGCCTCAAAATTTAGATTTTTCCCCACCTCCTATTCACTCAGGCAGGACTTAAACCTGCGGCAAAACAGTTTCAAATAGGGCGCTACGATTTTGAGCGCCTGTATTGAGCGTCGATCCGTCAGTTCTAAAGGAATTGACAGACCGGCGCTTTTTGCTTTTCCAGGAAAACACAATACTCCCAGCGCCTGTTTTCAAAACAGGCAAAATCAAAAAGGGCCCCAGACTTTTCAGCGCAAAAAGTTGCCATTATATTAGAAAGCAAGGAGGATCAAAATGAACGCAGAAGAAAAAAACAGATACTTCCAAGAACTAACCCTGAACCTCCAGCACGAGGGCTTTGCCGTAAAACCGGAAACGGAGGAGGGCCTCCTGCCAATAGAGCTGGACGGACAGCGTCTCTGCCTCGCGCTGGATACCGGCTCGGTGAGGTACTGGCGGGAGGATACGGCGGATGATCACAGGAGCGCCGCTCTGGACAAAGCAATCTCTATCACCAAAACCACTGCCGAGTACATGCGCCAGATGGAGACGGCGCCCCGGCTGACAGCCAGCGGCCTGACGGGAGACTACAGGCTGCTGGCGGATTTCAACGATGTGGTTCTGGCGGGCCACCCCACCAGGTACGGCGTCCAGTTTGCTACCTGGGAACGTGTGCGGGAGCGCGCTGGCCTGAACGCGGGGAACTTCTACGGACCTCCCGGCGG
It contains:
- the Int-Tn_7 gene encoding Tn916 family transposase, yielding MASIRKIEGKKGVSYKIEVSNGYDVNGKKIRETTTFVPDPSMTKKQQERALQKFAMEFEDKVKRGNCIEGDKITLAEFTEKWFEDYAEGQLERTTLWRYRYVLDNNILPVMGHLKLSKIRPYDVQKFFVSLTKDDARQDGVSGGYSHESIRKMKTVLSSILSTAVKWEIIESNPCFKADLPKQDETEEQPKAYSLDQTRRLLQFAENDYRAKQDKHITRNDKVICITDFANFINMDVSALQTLVLIHIAIFGGLRRGEMVGLDWCNVDFDKNIIRVRQSAARTGKEEFVKTPKSKCSIRDVAFPQPVMDLLQELKQEQERYKNAIGDKWIGSGDCVFIQMNGARMNISSPYDRFQRLVHRYNKTVSEELQLPILSLHCLRHTNASLLVSSNRVDIVSVSKKLGHADANVTARYYLHSYEEGEQETADILGDLLLESRGKVAK
- the cycB gene encoding Cyclodextrin-binding protein: MKKTCFSLLCSILLLVSLTACGGQEDAPPPEPEAETGTIQLTVWGAEEDEALLQEIFVSFQSHYAGQASFQITFQPQSESNCKDAMLGDLEGGADVFAFADDQVSALAAAGGLDPIEDSEAIRSASLSAAVEAASVGGSLYAYPLTADNGYFLYYNKAYFSDEDIQSLERMVELAAQAGRLVTMDWSSAWYVYAFFGNTGLTVGLNDDGLTNYCTWNSTEGAIRGVDVAEAMLSIAASPGFASMTDQEFMDGVQDGSVIAGVSGVWNAVAIQEIWGNNMGAAKLPSYTCGGRQVQMASFSGCKLIGVNAYSSHPDWAARLAEWITSEENQRLRFEQRGQGPANVNAANSPQVQASPAIAALLAQSEFSQLQRVGGKFWDPVSEFALNLAAGNPSGASLQTQLDRLAEGVTAR
- the bin3_2 gene encoding Putative Tn552 family DNA-invertase bin3; this encodes MSNMMYGYARVSTRGQKEDRQVAALQEFGVSLERITIEKQSGKSFDRPLYQQLVQVLQSGDVLVVKSIDRLGRNYKEILEQWSFITKTQGAAIVVLDMPLLDTREGRDLTGTLIADIVLQLLSYVAQTEREFIHQRQAEGIAAALERGVRFGPDRIPMPEGFEELAEDWWNGYITATDAGKMLGISRKTFTRRATEWGCGQGLTKR
- the hdpA gene encoding Dihydroxyacetone phosphatase, with the translated sequence MYSIDFKKKKGFICDMDGVIYHGNQILPGVPEFLHWLQEEGKSYLFLTNNSGSTPRELQQKLARMGLDVPEEHFYTSALATAAFLKTQAPGCSAYVIGEAGLLNALYDVGITMNDVDPDYVVVGESKSYSLETVTKAINLVLGGAKLIGANSDVSSPGENSTMPACGALVAPIEMATGTRAYFCGKPNPLMMRTGLRLLNCHSEDAVMVGDRMDTDVISGLESGMSTVLVLSGISTPETLKTYSYRPSMILDGVGDIVRAAQEG